The DNA region GTACTGGGCACCGCGCCATCGGGCTCATAGACCACAGCCCCCTCGTCAATGCCGCGCTGCATCAACTCGCGGATGCGCTCCACTTGCACGGACGCGACCATGGCTCCGATGTCGATGGACTTGTCGAGCGGGTCGCCCACGCGCAAGGTCGCCATCCGCTTCTTGAGCTTGCCGATGAACTGTTCCTCGATGCTCTCCTGGACCAGGAGGCGCGATCCGGCGCAACAGACCTGGCCCTGGTTGAACCAGATGGCGTCCACCAGCCCCTCGATGGCGCTGTCGATGTCGGCATCTTCAAAGACGATATAAGGGGACTTGCCACCCAGTTCGAGCGAAAGGCCCTTGCCCGTCCCCGCTGTCGCCACGCGGATGGCCTTGCCCACTTCGGTCGATCCGGTGAAGGCGATCTTGTCGACGTCGGGATGGGCGACGATGGCCTGACCGGTTTCACCGGCGCCGGTGACCATATTGACGACACCCTTGGGCAGCCCAATCCGCTCGCAGATTTCGGCAAAGAGCAGCGCGGTCAGCGAGGTGAACTCAGCTGGTTTTAGCACCACCGTATTGCCCGCTGCCAAGGCCGGAGCGATCTTCCAGGCCAGCATCAAAAGCGGGAAGTTCCAGGGGATGATCTGGCCACACACGCCATAGGGCACGTGGTCGGGGAACTCGCGGCTCAGATGCTGTGCCCAGCCTGCGTGATGATAGAAATGGCGGGCGACCAGCGGAATATCGATATCGCGGGACTCGCGGATTGGCTTGCCATTGTCCATGGTTTCAAGAACGGCAAAGAGCCGGGCGTGCTTTTGCACCGCGCGGGCGATCGCATAGAGGTATTTGCCGCGCTCGTAGCCCGAAAGGGCGCTCCAGCCGGGGAAAGCTGCCCGGGCGGCGCGCACTGCAGCGTCGACGTCGTCGGCGGTGCCATCGGTGATCTCAGCCAGCCCGGACCCGGTCGCCGGATTGTTCGAAGCGAACGTCTTGCCAGGTTCGGTCCACGCGCCACCGATGAAATGGCCAAAGGCGCGGCCATGGCTATCGAGCCAGGCGATCGCCTGATCCGGGCCTTCGGGCGCCGGGCCGTAGTCGAGCGTTTCGAATATTTGCGCGATCTTGTTCATTGGTGGCCTCCTGGCGAGCGCCTTTTATTCTTCTCTGCAGCGGAGCAACGCCCGCCCGCTAAACCATTGGCTGCCGGTAGTCGGCAGCGTAGTGACCGGTGATGCCGTGCTCCAGCTGCCGCTCGATATCGGTCAACAGCGAACTGGCGCCAAAACGGAAGAGGTGCGGCTGCAGCCAGTGCGTGCCCAGCTCTTCCTTCATCAGCGCCATGTATTTGACTGCATCGCCTGCCGTGGCGATCCCGCCGGCGGGCTTGTAGCCGATCTCGATGCCGGTCTCTTCGGCGAACCAGCGAATCATGCGGATCATCGACAGCGAGGTCACGAGGTTGGCGTTGACCTTCTCCTTGCCGGTCGAGGTCTTGATGAAATCGGCGCCCGCCATCATGCAGACCAGCGAAGCCTTGGCGACGTTGGTCTGGGTCGCCAGTTCCCCGGTCCCCAGAATGGTCTTGATGTGCGCCTTGCCGCAGGCCTTGCGGAACGCGCGCACCTGATCGTAGAGCGCCTGCCAATCCCCCCGCAGCACCATGCCGCGCTCGATGACGATGTCGATTTCCTCGGCTCCATCGGCGACCGAGGCTTCGATTTCCTTGAGCTTGGTGTCAACTGGCGCAAGGCCATGCGGGAACGCAGTTGATACGGCCGCCACGGGAATACCCGTGCCCGCCAGCGCCTCGACCGCCGTCTGGACGAAGGTATGGTAGACGCAGACGGCGCCGGGCAGGATGCGAAGTTCGCCGACGCCGAGCCGGTCGATGATGTCGGTGCGCAGCGGATGGCGGGCCTTGGCGCAGAGGCGTTCGACGCGTCCGGGGGTGTCATCGGCGTTGAGCGTGGTGAGGTCGATCAGGGTTATAGCCTTGACCAGCCACGCCAATTGGTAGTCTTTCTTGACCGTCCGGCGGGTGCCGATGGTACCGGCACGACGCTCCAGCGCCGAGCGGTTCATGCGCACGCGGCCGACCCAATCGAGGTCCAGCGGAAAGCCGGGATTACGTTTATGAACGACGTCTGAACGGTGGGTATCGACGATCTTGAGACTCATAGCTCCTCCACCAGCGCGGGGATGAGTTTGCTCAACTTCTCCGCGCCCGCAACCGCCATGGCCTTGGTGTGCTCATGGCTGATGTTCTCGGCCGACAGCCCCGCCCCCATATTGGTGATGGAGGAACAGGCCCAGACCTTCATGCCCAGGAAACGCCCCAGGATCACTTCGGGTGCCGTCGACATGCCCACGGCATTGGCGCCCAGGCGAATGGCCATCTGGATCTCGGCGACGGTCTCGAAGCTGGGACCAGAATACCAGAGATAGACGCCTTCGCCGAGGCCGATATCCAGCCGCTCGGCGACTTGCTTGGACTTGTCGCGCAGCTCGGGCGCGTAGCAATCGACCATGTTGACGAACCGCCGGTCGGTGGCCTCCCCGATCAGGGGGTTCATGCCGGCATAGTTGATGTGGTCGGCAATCAGCATCAGGTCGCCCGGGCGGAAGCGTTCATCCACCGAGCCAGCCGAATTGGTCAGCAGCAGTGTCTGCGTGCCGAGCTCGGCCAGCGTTTCGAGCGCCGGGCGCATGGCCGCAGCATTGCCATGCTCATAGTAGTGCTCGCGGCCCGTCAGAATGGCGATGCGCTTGCCGGCCATGGTCCCGATCAGGAGGTCACGGCCATGGCCGGAGACGCCCGCCCCCGGAAAGCCATTGAGCTCGGCATAGGGAATGGCAATGCGGTCCTCGAGCAGATCGCCGATGGCCGATAGTCCGGAGCCCAGCACCAGGGCGGCGACGATAGGCTCGCTGCCGGCGATCTTGCGGATGGTCTTGACGGGTTTGCTCATGCGATCACTTTCCCAGATGGTCCGGCCCGAAGCTGTGCGGCAGCAATTGCCCCAGCGTCTGCACCAGCCGCTCTCCGTCGACGCCGTGCGAGATGATCTCGACGTCGGGATCGGCGAATTCGCGGATGCGCTGCCGGCAACCGCCGCAGGGCGTCACCGCAATGGTGCCAGGCCCGGTCACATAGATGCGGGTGATCCGCCGGGCGCCGCCCGCGATCATTGCCGCGATGGCCGAAGTCTCGGCGCAGTTGCCCTGTGGATAGGCCGCGTTCTCGATATTGCAGCCGGCATAGATTTTCCCGTCACCGGCGAGGATGGCCGCGCCCACCGAGAAGTGGGAATAGGGCACATAGGCCTTGGCGCGAATGGCTTCGGCGGCCTCGAACAGGGCCTTGTCGGTTGCAGTCTCTGACATTCTGTGTTTGCGCCAGCGTTGCCGCTAGCGCTCCTTGGTATAGGGCACGCCGCCGGCCTTGGGGCCAACGGCCTTGCCGATAAAGCCTGCTAGAAGGATCACGGTCAGCACATAGGGCAGCGCCTGGATGGCCTGGACTGGCACTTCGATGCCCATGATCTGAGCGCTCTGGAGCCGGATCTGCAGGGCATCGAGAAAGCCGAACAGGAGACAGGTGAACATCACCGGCACGGGCTTCCACTTGGCGAAAATGAGAGCCGCCAGGGCGATATAGCCCTTGCCCGCTGTCATGTTGCTGCCAAAGCCCGAGCCTTGCGCAATGGAGAAGTAGGCGCCGGCGATTCCGGTGAGGAGTCCGGTGATGATGATCGCCTTATAGCGCATCGCCACCACGGAAATGCCTGCAGTATCGACCGCTTTGGGGTTCTCGCCGACCGCGCGCATGCGCAACCCGAAGCGGGTGCGGTAGACCACGAAGGCTGTCACTGCCACCATGGCAAACGCGACATAGACGATGATGTAGTGCCCCGAAATCAGCTCGGCATAGATGGGCCCGAGGATGGGAATGCCGGCCAGTTGCTCGGCAAACGGCAAGGTCACGGGTGAAAAGCGCCCGTCGCCCGAGAGCGCCGGTGTTCGCCCGCCCTGGCCGAACCAGGTCTGGCCGAGGAAGGTGGTCATGCCCGCCGCCAGCATGTTGATGGCGACGCCGGCAATGAGCTGATTGCCCTTGAGGGTGATGGAGGCAAGGCCCTGGATGAGCGTGGTGCCCAGGGAAACGACCATGCCAGCCAGCAGGCCCAGCCAGGCCGAGCCCGTGATGGCGGCAACCGCGCCCGCGGCAAAGGCCGCTGCCAGCATCTTGCCTTCAAGACCGATATCGAAAATGCCGGCCCGTTCCGAATAGAGCCCCGCCAGCGCCGCGAGGAGTAGCGGCGTCGACAGACGGATAGTGGCGTCGAGAATGGAGAGAATGGTGGCCAGATCCATCTTAACTCTCCGAATCCGCGGTTTCGCGCGAGATCGCTTCGGCTTTGTGCTCGGGGCGATAGAGCATGAAGGCGCGTTCGAGCGAGGGCCGGAACAGCCCTTCCATGGCGCCGGTGAACAGGATCACAAGGGCCTGGATAACGACGATCATCTCGCGCGTAATGCCCGGAATGACGAACTGCAATTCCTGTCCGCCCTGGTAAAGCGCGCCGAAGAGGAGCGCCGCCAAAAGGATGCCGATGGGGTGGTTGCGCCCCATAAGAGCCACGGCGATGCCAACGAAACCGGCACCGGCCACGAAGTCGAGCACCAAGCGGTTCTGCACGCCCATCACTTCATTAATCGCCACCATGCCGGCGAGCGCGCCCGAGATGGTCATGGTGACCATGATCATCCGGGAATTGGAAATGCCGGCATAGCGCGAGGCGGTCGGGTTGGCGCCAAGGACGCGCACGGCATAGCCGAACTTGGTACGCCAGATCAGCACATAGACAAAGATCAGCGCCAGGACGGCGATGACGATGGAGAGGTTGACCGGCGAATAGCCGAAGAACGAGAAGAACTGCCGCAATTGCGGCACGCGACCGGCCACATCGATGGTCTCGGATTCCGGAGCCATGGTGGTGACGGGCTTCAGAACGCGATTGACCATGTAGACCATCAACGCCGCGGCGATGAAGTTGAACATGATCGTGGTGATGACGACGTGCGAACCGCGCTTGGCCTGCAGATAACCCGGAATGAACGCCCAGAATCCACCCACAGCCGCTGCGGCAAGCATGGCCGCCGGCATGGCGATGAGCCAATGGGTCTGATCGAGCGCCAGCGCTACGACAATCGCGCCCAGCCCGGCCACATAGGCCTGCCCGTCACCGCCGATGTTGAAGAGCCCGGCATGGGCGGCAACCGCCACGGCCAAGCCGGTGAAGATGAAGTTGGTGGCGTAATACAGCGTATAGCCGAAGCCATCGCCGTAGCCGAAGGCACCATAGATGATGACCTGGATGGCATGGAGCGGGTTCTCACCCACCATCAGCACCACGGTGCCCGAAACCAGAAAGGCCAAAAGCAGATTGAGCGCCGGTAACAGGGCCACATCGGCCCAGCGCGGCAGGGGGCGGCGCGCACTCATTCGGCAGCCTTCTGATTGTTGATACCGGCCATCATCAGGCCCAGTTCGCCTTCGGTGGCGGATGCCGGATCGGCTTCGCCGACGATGACGCCGTCAAACATGACGAGGATGCGGTCGGCGAGCGAGCGGATCTCATCGAGTTCGACCGAGACCAAGAGGATCGCCTTGCCGGCGTCGCGCATGCGGATGATCTCGTTATGGATGAACTCAATCGCGCCGATGTCGACGCCGCGCGTCGGTTGGCCGATAATCAGCACGTCGGGATTGCGCTGCATCTCGCGGGCCAGGACTATCTTTTGCTGGTTGCCGCCAGAGAACAGCGACGATTTGAGGTTGATGTTGTCGGGCCGCACATCGAAGAGCTTGATGTGCTCGGCGGCGACCTTCTTGGCCGCGCCGATGTCGAGGAACGGACCCGAACCATATTCGGGGCTGTTCTGATAGCCCAGAATGGCGTTTTCCCATTCGGAGAATGTGGTCACGAGCCCCATGCGCTGCCGGTCTTCCGGCACATGCGCCAGCCCGGCCGCACGCGCGCGCGCGGCGCCATCATCGCCTTCGAGCGACAGGGGTTGGCCGTTGAGGATCACCTCGCCCGACTTTTGGTCGCGCATGCCGGTGACCGATTCCAGTAGCTCAGTCTGGCCGTTGCCGGAAACGCCGGCGATACCAACGATCTCGCCGGCACGAACGGCAAAGCTCACATCCTTGACGCGGGTTACGCCCATGTCGTCGGTAACGACCAGGTTCTGCACCTCGAGCAGCGTCTTGCCGGGATTGGCGGGGCCTTTCTCGACGCGCAACAGTACGCGGCGGCCCACCATCAGCTCGGCGATCTCTTCGGGATTGGTGTCGGCGGTCTTGAGGGTGGCCACCATCTCGCCCTGGCGCATGACCGAAACGCTATCGGTGATGGCCATGATCTCGCGCAGCTTGTGCGTGATGAGGATCACGGTCTTGCCCTGGGTGCGCAGAGTTTCCAGCACGCGGAAGAGATCGTCGGCTTCCTTGGGCGTCAGGACGCCCGTGGGTTCGTCGAGGATCAGCGTCTCGGCGCCGCGATAGAGCGCCTTGAGGATCTCGACGCGCTGCTGCTGGCCTACCGAAATGTCTTCAATGGTGGCGTCGGGATCGACTTCGAGGTCATATTCCTGCTCGAGCCGGTTCAACTCCTGGCGAGCACGGGTGAGGCTGGGCTTCAACAGCCCTGAGTCCTCGGCGCCGAGCACGACGTTCTCGAGGACGGTGAAATTGTCGACCAGCATGAAGTGCTGGTGCACCATGCCGATTCCCAGCGCCAGTGCATGGCGGCTGTCGGCGATCTCATGGGCCTGGCCGTTGACGCGGATCGTGCCGCTATCGGCCGTGTAGAAGCCATAGAGGATGGACATCAGGGTCGACTTGCCCGCGCCATTCTCCCCCACGATGCCGTGGATGGTGCCGCGCGCGACCTTAAGGTCGATGTCCTTGTTGGCGTGAACTGCGCCAAACCGCTTGTTGATCTTTTCAAGCTCAATCGCCCAGCCATTGGCTGGTACGGCTGCAGCGGCCGTTTCCGGCCGCTGCGTGTTCATGGAATCGTCCTGGCTCATCAAGCGAGGCTTAGAGAGGGCAGTTCGAGTCAGTGGTGTAGTCGTGGACTTCGATCTCGCCAGCGATGATCTGAGCCTCGTAGTCCTCGACTGCAGTCTCCATTTCCGAGGTGATCAGGTCGCGATTGTGCTCGTCGAGCGAATAGCCAACGCCCTCCTGCTCCAGGCCAAGAATGGTCAGGCCTGGCTGGAAGGTGGCGTCGTCCGCAGCTTCGGTGAGTGCGGTCTGCACGGCTACGTCGACCTTCTTGACCATGGAGGTCAGCACCGAACCGGGCTGAAGGTAGTTCTGGTTGCTGTCCACACCGATCGAGTACTTGCCCGCATCGGCCATGGCCTGCAGCACGCCCAGGCCCGACCCGCCGGCAGCGGCGAAGATTACGTCGGCGCCTTGGTCAACGGCAGCCTTGGCCAACTCACCGGCGGTGACCGGGTCGTTCCAGGCGGCAGGCGTCGTGCCGGTGTAGTTTTCGATGAGGTTGATGTCCGGGTTCACCGCACGGGCGCCCTGGGCATAGCCGCAGTAAAACTTGTGGATCAGCGGAACGTCCATGCCACCGATGAAGCCGACGGTGCCGGTCTCGGACTGCATTGCCGCCAGCGCACCCACCAGGAACGAGCCGGTGTGCTCATCGAACAGGATCGACTGCACGTTCGGCTGGTCGACCACGGTATCGATCACGACGAAGTTGGTGTCGGGGAACTCGGGCGCAACGGCTTCGAGAGCCGCGGTCCAGGAGAAGCCCGCCATGACGATGGGGTTGGCACCCTGACCGGCGAAACGGCGCAGGGCCTGCTCGCGCTGCGCATCATTCTGCAGTTCGAGGTCGATATAATTGCCGCCGGTCTCGGCCTTCCAGGCCTCGGCGCCATTATAGGCTGCTTCGTTGAACGACTTGTCGAACTTGCCACCCAGATCATAGATCACGGCAGGATCGGCAAGAGCCGCACCGGTCAGAACCGCGCTCAGCGCGACGCCACCAGCGATGGCCTTGGTCAGCTTGGAAAAATTCATTGTTGCAGTCTCCCTGTGTCGCAGTGGGCATATGGCAACGCTAGCCATGCAGAGTGCCCCCGCGCTAGCAAAAGATACAATCGTGCAAATGCACATCCCGCAAGGGGAAATAGCGGCATTTTATCCAAATGGTCAAAATTTGCCCATGCGGTGCGGGACGATAGCCGCATCAAGGCCACCGGTCGGGCTAGAAACGGTCTAGCAGGGCAAGGAATATGTCGCCCGCATTCACATCTGCGTAGAGCACGACAAGAATGGCTAGGCTGGCAAGGGTAAACAGAGCGAGCGTGTCGCGCGTGCGAGCGGGCATGGCTAGGATCGGAATGGCGGTTGCGAGGCGGCCAGCTATAGCCCGACTATGGCCATCGAACAGTGTCGCGCTGACGCGATCTCGGCTCATGGTTAGCAGTCTGTTAGCACTAAGGCAGGTCGGGGGGCGGCAGCGGCGTGACCTCGGCGCCCATGGCAGCGCCGAACCGCTCAAAGAAACCATCGATGACCCGCTGCGCCGAACTACCGATAAGTGCTTTCCCTAGCTTCATAATCTGCCCAGAGGCGCCGCCCTGGGCGGTGAAAACCAGCCTGGTGTTCTCGCCGTCGTCGGTCAGCACGATGTCGGCCGCGCCCTCGGCCATGCCAAGAAAACCACCCTTGCCTTTCCCGGTCAGTGTATAGCGCTCAGCCGGCACGATGTCGGTCAGCGCCAAGCCGCCTTTGAACACCGGCTGGGCGATGCCGAGATTGACCTTGATCTCGAGATCGAGCGTGTGCGGACCGGCCCACTCGATCTTGTGGCATCCCGGAATTGCAGCCTTGAGCACCTCGGCATCATTGAGCGCGGCCCAGACCTTAGTGCGAGGCGCAGCGATGATGTAGCGGCCGCCAAAATCCATGAGACACCCATCCCCTTGTTCGGTGCGGAGCGCGCCGCAGGACGACTGCAGCTCCCTGGTTTGCGATGGTGGCGACGATCATCCGGGCCGCCCTTTACGTGCGGCTTTTTCGCACCAATATCGTCTAAATAGTTGGCCCATCGGGCAGATGCAATTGTCAGGAGGCCAGCCAACAGCGATCTATAGGTCTGCCGAGGCACCGGCGGACCAGCGTCAGCCAATCGGAGCACAACATGGCCAGTGAACTCACCACCGCAGCGACCCCGCAAACGGCTCCAGCACCCGAGGGTGGCGACAAGCCGCTGCAATATCTGGACCGGGCGGTGACGGCCATCCGCAATCTCGGTCTCTGGCCAGAGAGTCAGGGCGAGGAGCCGATCACGGGCCTGCTCCAGCAGATCACCGAACTGGACGAGACGCGCGTCATCTTGATCGGGCGCACCTTGAGCCAGGCAAGCGCCTTCAACGAGGTGGTGCGCGAGCAAGTGGCGGCCATGCGCATTGCCGAGCGCTATGAAGACATCACCAAGGGCTTCGATTCCATTCGCGACGATGCCAAGGGCATGATCGACCAGCTGAGCGACAACAAGATCGATCTCCTGGAACGCGCCAACAATGTCTGGATGAAGGTGAGCCGCGGTGACATCGCGGACCGCTTCAACAAGATCCGTGACACTTATCTCCAGATCACCGGCGACACCAAGGACCAGATCGACCGCGAGCACATCATCCTTGAGGCCTATCGGGATTTCCGCGGGGCGCTCAAACAAGCTGAGGTGATGGCGCTCGAAGTGCTGGAGACCGCCGAAAATCGACTGGGCGAAAAGAAGACCATTCTACAGCAGGCCTCGGACGCCGTGGCGGGCTATGCCGGCACCGTCCCGGCCGAACGCGCGCGGCTGGAACTCGAACGCGATGAGAGACTGCGGGAGATGCAAAACGAGGAGCGGCGCTACCAGATCGCCAAGGACCTCTCGGACAATCTCACTATCTCTTACAACACCTCGGAAGTCGTGATGGCGCGGCTGATGCAGACTACCAACGCCAAGGAGCGGGTCTACCAGCAGTCCATTTCGTTCTTTTCGACCAATGAAACAGTGCTGACGGCGTTGTCAGCATCCTTCACGGGCATGTTTGGCCTGCACGAATCTACCGAAACGCTCAATGCGATGAAGGAGGGCATGAGCAAGAGCCTTGAGACCCTCGCCGAGATCGGCGACCGCGTTGGCGAGGAAGCAGTGCGCGCCGGCTACGGACCAACCGTGCGGGCTGATGCGGTCAAGAAGCTGGTCGATTCAGTCATCAACTTCCAGGAGAAGAGCCGCGGCATCATCAACGAGATGCGCGTGGCCTCGAGCAAGAACTCGGCGGAAATTCGCGATGCGGTCGAAGACGGCAAGCGGCGGCTCGCCACGCTCGCCGCCGAGGGCAATACCCTCCTGCTCGAAACCCAGAACTAACGAGGTCGAGACCCAAGGGTGACAGCCTTCGATGAGTGACGTGACAGCCAAGCCGGCTGCGCCCCTGGACGAGATGATGTTGGCGATGGACGTGGTGGATACACTGCGGCATCAGCAAGATCTGGCCTTGCGCGAGCTCAATGGCGCCGCCCGGGAGCGGCAGCTGATCGAGAAACTGCGCGAGATCTATCACCACCAGGGCATCGAGGTTCCGGACCACATTCTCAAGGAAGGCGTGGCGGCCCTCGCAGAAGCGCGGTTCACCTATGAGCCGCCGAGGCCGGGCTGGCGCACCACCCTGGCGCGCCTTTATGTCAGCCGCGACAGCTGGGGCAAGCCGGCGCTGGCGCTCCTTGCAGTTCTGGTGCTGGCGGTCGTGGCCTTCTTTGGTATTTGGCAGCCGTTTCAGCGGGGGCAGCAGGAGGCGGCGCGGATCGAACTCGCCGAGGGGCTGCCGGCAC from Devosia sp. RR2S18 includes:
- the deoC gene encoding deoxyribose-phosphate aldolase; the protein is MSLKIVDTHRSDVVHKRNPGFPLDLDWVGRVRMNRSALERRAGTIGTRRTVKKDYQLAWLVKAITLIDLTTLNADDTPGRVERLCAKARHPLRTDIIDRLGVGELRILPGAVCVYHTFVQTAVEALAGTGIPVAAVSTAFPHGLAPVDTKLKEIEASVADGAEEIDIVIERGMVLRGDWQALYDQVRAFRKACGKAHIKTILGTGELATQTNVAKASLVCMMAGADFIKTSTGKEKVNANLVTSLSMIRMIRWFAEETGIEIGYKPAGGIATAGDAVKYMALMKEELGTHWLQPHLFRFGASSLLTDIERQLEHGITGHYAADYRQPMV
- a CDS encoding purine-nucleoside phosphorylase, with the translated sequence MSKPVKTIRKIAGSEPIVAALVLGSGLSAIGDLLEDRIAIPYAELNGFPGAGVSGHGRDLLIGTMAGKRIAILTGREHYYEHGNAAAMRPALETLAELGTQTLLLTNSAGSVDERFRPGDLMLIADHINYAGMNPLIGEATDRRFVNMVDCYAPELRDKSKQVAERLDIGLGEGVYLWYSGPSFETVAEIQMAIRLGANAVGMSTAPEVILGRFLGMKVWACSSITNMGAGLSAENISHEHTKAMAVAGAEKLSKLIPALVEEL
- a CDS encoding cytidine deaminase, with translation MSETATDKALFEAAEAIRAKAYVPYSHFSVGAAILAGDGKIYAGCNIENAAYPQGNCAETSAIAAMIAGGARRITRIYVTGPGTIAVTPCGGCRQRIREFADPDVEIISHGVDGERLVQTLGQLLPHSFGPDHLGK
- a CDS encoding ABC transporter permease yields the protein MDLATILSILDATIRLSTPLLLAALAGLYSERAGIFDIGLEGKMLAAAFAAGAVAAITGSAWLGLLAGMVVSLGTTLIQGLASITLKGNQLIAGVAINMLAAGMTTFLGQTWFGQGGRTPALSGDGRFSPVTLPFAEQLAGIPILGPIYAELISGHYIIVYVAFAMVAVTAFVVYRTRFGLRMRAVGENPKAVDTAGISVVAMRYKAIIITGLLTGIAGAYFSIAQGSGFGSNMTAGKGYIALAALIFAKWKPVPVMFTCLLFGFLDALQIRLQSAQIMGIEVPVQAIQALPYVLTVILLAGFIGKAVGPKAGGVPYTKER
- a CDS encoding ABC transporter permease → MSARRPLPRWADVALLPALNLLLAFLVSGTVVLMVGENPLHAIQVIIYGAFGYGDGFGYTLYYATNFIFTGLAVAVAAHAGLFNIGGDGQAYVAGLGAIVVALALDQTHWLIAMPAAMLAAAAVGGFWAFIPGYLQAKRGSHVVITTIMFNFIAAALMVYMVNRVLKPVTTMAPESETIDVAGRVPQLRQFFSFFGYSPVNLSIVIAVLALIFVYVLIWRTKFGYAVRVLGANPTASRYAGISNSRMIMVTMTISGALAGMVAINEVMGVQNRLVLDFVAGAGFVGIAVALMGRNHPIGILLAALLFGALYQGGQELQFVIPGITREMIVVIQALVILFTGAMEGLFRPSLERAFMLYRPEHKAEAISRETADSES
- a CDS encoding ABC transporter ATP-binding protein, with protein sequence MNTQRPETAAAAVPANGWAIELEKINKRFGAVHANKDIDLKVARGTIHGIVGENGAGKSTLMSILYGFYTADSGTIRVNGQAHEIADSRHALALGIGMVHQHFMLVDNFTVLENVVLGAEDSGLLKPSLTRARQELNRLEQEYDLEVDPDATIEDISVGQQQRVEILKALYRGAETLILDEPTGVLTPKEADDLFRVLETLRTQGKTVILITHKLREIMAITDSVSVMRQGEMVATLKTADTNPEEIAELMVGRRVLLRVEKGPANPGKTLLEVQNLVVTDDMGVTRVKDVSFAVRAGEIVGIAGVSGNGQTELLESVTGMRDQKSGEVILNGQPLSLEGDDGAARARAAGLAHVPEDRQRMGLVTTFSEWENAILGYQNSPEYGSGPFLDIGAAKKVAAEHIKLFDVRPDNINLKSSLFSGGNQQKIVLAREMQRNPDVLIIGQPTRGVDIGAIEFIHNEIIRMRDAGKAILLVSVELDEIRSLADRILVMFDGVIVGEADPASATEGELGLMMAGINNQKAAE
- a CDS encoding BMP family lipoprotein, which encodes MTKAIAGGVALSAVLTGAALADPAVIYDLGGKFDKSFNEAAYNGAEAWKAETGGNYIDLELQNDAQREQALRRFAGQGANPIVMAGFSWTAALEAVAPEFPDTNFVVIDTVVDQPNVQSILFDEHTGSFLVGALAAMQSETGTVGFIGGMDVPLIHKFYCGYAQGARAVNPDINLIENYTGTTPAAWNDPVTAGELAKAAVDQGADVIFAAAGGSGLGVLQAMADAGKYSIGVDSNQNYLQPGSVLTSMVKKVDVAVQTALTEAADDATFQPGLTILGLEQEGVGYSLDEHNRDLITSEMETAVEDYEAQIIAGEIEVHDYTTDSNCPL
- a CDS encoding CoxG family protein: MDFGGRYIIAAPRTKVWAALNDAEVLKAAIPGCHKIEWAGPHTLDLEIKVNLGIAQPVFKGGLALTDIVPAERYTLTGKGKGGFLGMAEGAADIVLTDDGENTRLVFTAQGGASGQIMKLGKALIGSSAQRVIDGFFERFGAAMGAEVTPLPPPDLP
- a CDS encoding cell surface protein, with the protein product MASELTTAATPQTAPAPEGGDKPLQYLDRAVTAIRNLGLWPESQGEEPITGLLQQITELDETRVILIGRTLSQASAFNEVVREQVAAMRIAERYEDITKGFDSIRDDAKGMIDQLSDNKIDLLERANNVWMKVSRGDIADRFNKIRDTYLQITGDTKDQIDREHIILEAYRDFRGALKQAEVMALEVLETAENRLGEKKTILQQASDAVAGYAGTVPAERARLELERDERLREMQNEERRYQIAKDLSDNLTISYNTSEVVMARLMQTTNAKERVYQQSISFFSTNETVLTALSASFTGMFGLHESTETLNAMKEGMSKSLETLAEIGDRVGEEAVRAGYGPTVRADAVKKLVDSVINFQEKSRGIINEMRVASSKNSAEIRDAVEDGKRRLATLAAEGNTLLLETQN